The following proteins come from a genomic window of Anopheles ziemanni chromosome 3, idAnoZiCoDA_A2_x.2, whole genome shotgun sequence:
- the LOC131287248 gene encoding uncharacterized protein LOC131287248 — protein MQWQQEVDDEDLMYSPALLARRASESWIEFPPVESIPVNATLQRKKSLPDVQQLPRTTGAMSREEVSLLGSARREEVRRLKDEQERLRVNPLLYLVSPQVKDWFSRQQLVMLVLIVNIALAILFFKILT, from the exons ATGCAGTGGCAACAGGAAGTGGACGATGAGGACCTCATGTACTCTCCGGCTCTGCTGGCCCGGCGAGCGTCCGAGAGCTGGATAGAGTTCCCTCCAGTAGAG AGTATTCCAGTCAATGCAACTCTACAGAGGAAGAAATCATTACCAGATGTACAACAGCTACCGCGCACGACCGGGGCCATGAGCCGGGAGGAGGTCTCGCTCCTTGGTTCGGCCCGCCGCGAGGAAGTCCGGCGACTGAAGGACGAGCAGGAGCGCTTACGAGTTAATCCATTGTTGTATCTGGTCAGTCCACAAGTGAAG GATTGGTTCTCGCGCCAGCAACTGGTCATGCTAGTGCTGATCGTTAATATTGCCTTGGctattttattctttaaaaTACTCACATAG